In Crinalium epipsammum PCC 9333, the genomic window ACTATCAACTTCTCATGGGTTGATTTTATGCTATTTAGTGCCTTAACCGCTTAACAGTTATCAGTTATTAGTTACTAAATAGCCATTTACTGTTAAGTTTTTACTGTTTATTGACCAAGCGTTCGGGTAAACGATCATGCCTAATTAAATCTTCGTTGGTTTCCCTCTGCAAAATTAGGTTTGCTTCGCCATTACTCACTAAAACTGCTGCTGGACGGGGTAAGCGGTTGTAGTTAGAAGACATACTGTAGTTATAAGCACCCGTCCCCATAACTACTAAAATATCTCCGGCTTCAGTTTTAGGCAGTCGGGCATCCTTAATTAAAATATCTCCAGATTCACAGTGCTTACCAGCAATTGTCACTGTTTCTGTAGCATCAGCAGACATTTTATTAGCAATAACTGCTCGGTAGCGAGACTGATAGGTAATTGGGCGGGGGTTATCAGACATCCCACCATCAACTGCTACATAAGTGCGAATTTCTGGAACTACCTTAGTGCTGCCTACAGTATAAGCAGTAACACAAGCAGTACCAATTAGCGATCGCCCTGGTTCACAAAGTAATTTTGGCAGAGGTATTTGCTGATTTTCACAAGCTTTAACTACAGCTTCACAAACACCTTTGACCCATTCCTCAATACTAGGCGGATCATCTGATTCTGTATAACGAATTCCTAAGCCACCGCCGACATTTAACTCTGATAATTGCAAGCCATACTTAGTTGCTTTATCGAACCACTCAACCATCACACCAGCTAAATCTTGATGCGGTTGGCGCTCAAAAATTTGTGAACCAATATGAGCGTGTAAACCTAGACAATTTAATGCCGGATTTTTGCTCAGGAAAGTAAATACTTGCTCAATTTGGTTAGGATCAAAACCAAACTTACTGTCTAAATGACCAGTGCGTATGTACTCATGGGTGTGACATTCAATGCCTGGAGTCAACCTGAGCATGATTTTGATTGGTTCACTAGAGCTTGAATCTGCGATCGCTACCAAATTCTGCAACTCTAACCAGTTATCTACTACAATCGTACAGCCGGATTGAATCGCTAATTTTAGTTCAGCAATGGATTTATTATTGCCATGAAAATAAATTTTATTCGGGCTGACACCTGCTT contains:
- the lysA gene encoding diaminopimelate decarboxylase, with product MVSTHTIEVQNSGLQYLPKNQANRSPNQELLPITAQVNNRDCLEVGGCDVTSLVQEFGSPLYILDETTLLTTCSQYNDALKRYYPGQSQVLYASKAWNCLAVCAIAKSVGLGIDVVSGGELYTALQAGVSPNKIYFHGNNKSIAELKLAIQSGCTIVVDNWLELQNLVAIADSSSSEPIKIMLRLTPGIECHTHEYIRTGHLDSKFGFDPNQIEQVFTFLSKNPALNCLGLHAHIGSQIFERQPHQDLAGVMVEWFDKATKYGLQLSELNVGGGLGIRYTESDDPPSIEEWVKGVCEAVVKACENQQIPLPKLLCEPGRSLIGTACVTAYTVGSTKVVPEIRTYVAVDGGMSDNPRPITYQSRYRAVIANKMSADATETVTIAGKHCESGDILIKDARLPKTEAGDILVVMGTGAYNYSMSSNYNRLPRPAAVLVSNGEANLILQRETNEDLIRHDRLPERLVNKQ